In Paenibacillus sonchi, a single genomic region encodes these proteins:
- a CDS encoding carbohydrate-binding protein, whose amino-acid sequence MLKKLKLLSLIVCMLASLLAVVPLTARAAGTIVTYPLPSSYTTTSQYTVTADSTNIPVIDTSEVFVNYNYCNFSFSGTTTITITASETINTYNISPKALGITATKSGNTLTFTLSSPTYLIVKINNLKDLVIASDALETNVPASSGTGIYNVKTQYGADSTGAAMATTAIQNAINAANAAGGGIVYVPAGVYKSGNLVLKSNVSVYLEGGSVIRGSGNPSDYTTHFHKNSLNKDGTWFIYTETNANNIKIYGRGTIDGNGHYMRNTNNYLNNILVPLQCSNFTVDGITIRDSGGWATIVTRSNNVTFQNTKHFNNNELDYENDAIDVQESQNVLIKHTVAVSEDDTYSFKTWDVATTDIAANWPGSPENQSNVVVDDALAWSRCGAFKVGDGVKQLQDGIVVKNSYVYRCWRALAVGHLYGTPAAQNIIFDNIDVEGFWPRSGVHSRWFDLSAKTGPIKNVVYNNINLRALGEVSIMKGWSDTSTVSGVTLNNVRVGGVPATTLAELKITDTNSYAAAPKFNTLKFEAEGYNLSSGVISYEASTDGGLDVGGGSNGDYIAFKNVDFGSTAKTSIDLKVASANSGGRIEFHLDSPTGTMLGYWTAESTGGWQTWSVKNIPLNAGTAVGTHTVYVTFVKSDSTTVANLTWFQFK is encoded by the coding sequence ATGCTAAAAAAGTTAAAATTATTAAGTTTAATTGTTTGTATGCTCGCCAGTCTTTTAGCTGTCGTTCCTTTGACAGCAAGAGCGGCGGGTACAATTGTAACCTATCCATTACCGTCGAGCTATACCACGACCAGTCAATACACGGTAACAGCAGACTCTACAAATATACCGGTAATCGACACTTCGGAAGTATTTGTAAACTATAATTATTGTAATTTCTCTTTTTCAGGTACTACTACAATCACAATAACAGCAAGCGAGACAATCAATACCTATAATATTTCTCCCAAAGCTTTGGGAATCACTGCAACAAAGAGCGGAAATACACTTACCTTTACACTTTCATCACCAACCTATCTTATAGTTAAAATCAATAACCTGAAAGATCTGGTTATTGCATCAGATGCTCTTGAAACCAATGTACCGGCTTCATCCGGTACAGGTATATACAATGTTAAAACTCAATACGGTGCCGACAGTACCGGTGCCGCTATGGCTACAACTGCAATACAAAACGCCATAAATGCGGCTAACGCAGCAGGTGGCGGTATAGTATACGTTCCAGCCGGAGTTTACAAGAGCGGAAACCTTGTTTTAAAAAGCAATGTTTCGGTTTATCTGGAGGGTGGTTCTGTTATAAGGGGTTCAGGAAATCCAAGCGATTACACTACCCATTTCCATAAGAATTCTCTGAATAAGGATGGAACATGGTTTATTTATACCGAAACAAATGCAAACAATATTAAGATATACGGCAGGGGGACTATTGACGGCAATGGCCATTATATGAGAAATACAAACAATTATTTGAACAATATTCTTGTACCCTTGCAGTGCAGCAACTTCACGGTTGACGGCATAACCATAAGAGACAGCGGTGGCTGGGCTACAATCGTTACAAGATCTAATAACGTAACATTCCAGAATACAAAGCACTTCAACAACAATGAACTTGATTATGAAAATGATGCAATAGACGTTCAAGAGAGCCAGAATGTACTCATAAAGCACACTGTAGCAGTATCGGAGGATGACACCTACTCATTTAAGACATGGGATGTAGCAACTACGGATATAGCTGCAAACTGGCCTGGAAGTCCTGAAAACCAGTCAAATGTAGTTGTGGATGATGCTTTGGCTTGGAGCAGATGTGGAGCATTCAAGGTTGGAGATGGAGTGAAACAGCTTCAGGATGGCATAGTTGTTAAAAACTCTTATGTATACCGGTGCTGGCGTGCTTTAGCAGTAGGTCATCTTTATGGAACTCCAGCAGCACAAAACATCATATTTGACAATATAGATGTAGAAGGCTTCTGGCCAAGATCCGGTGTTCACTCCAGATGGTTTGATCTTTCTGCAAAAACCGGTCCGATAAAAAATGTGGTCTATAATAATATCAATTTACGCGCTTTAGGTGAAGTTTCAATAATGAAGGGTTGGAGTGATACATCTACTGTCTCCGGAGTTACATTAAACAATGTTCGCGTCGGTGGAGTTCCGGCAACTACATTGGCAGAATTGAAAATAACAGATACGAACAGCTATGCTGCAGCTCCCAAATTCAACACATTGAAATTTGAAGCGGAAGGCTATAACCTTAGTTCAGGTGTTATATCCTATGAGGCAAGCACTGATGGTGGGCTGGATGTTGGTGGAGGAAGTAATGGCGACTATATAGCATTTAAAAATGTAGACTTTGGTAGTACAGCTAAAACAAGTATTGATTTGAAGGTTGCATCCGCTAACTCCGGCGGAAGGATCGAATTCCACTTGGACAGTCCTACAGGCACTATGCTGGGTTATTGGACGGCAGAAAGCACAGGCGGATGGCAGACATGGTCAGTCAAGAATATCCCGCTTAATGCCGGGACAGCTGTAGGAACCCATACTGTATATGTTACTTTTGTTAAATCAGATTCAACCACAGTTGCAAATTTAACTTGGTTCCAGTTCAAATAG
- a CDS encoding AAA family ATPase, translated as MILWINGAFGSGKTQTAFELNRRIPHSFVFDPENAGYYIQKNIPSRLKKNDFQNYSQWREFNYSMLRYIASEFEGIIIVPMTIVEPDYFREIVGRLREDGIKVHHYTLCVSRDRLLSRLRSRGEGKHSWAANQIDRCLKGHQHPIFAEHLVTDNMSIEQVAEAIAAKLQISLLPAAPGRMIRFIQRLKVKYQHIRLFDR; from the coding sequence ATGATTCTTTGGATAAATGGAGCTTTTGGTTCGGGAAAAACTCAAACGGCTTTTGAGCTAAATCGCAGAATCCCGCATTCCTTTGTGTTCGACCCGGAAAATGCCGGCTACTACATACAGAAGAACATACCTTCAAGGCTGAAGAAAAATGATTTTCAAAATTACTCTCAGTGGCGTGAATTTAATTATTCCATGTTACGATATATTGCCTCCGAATTTGAGGGGATCATTATTGTGCCAATGACGATTGTCGAGCCTGATTACTTTAGGGAGATCGTTGGACGACTGAGAGAGGACGGGATCAAGGTGCATCATTACACCTTGTGTGTATCGCGGGATCGGCTCCTGTCCCGGCTGAGAAGCCGTGGAGAAGGAAAACACTCATGGGCTGCCAATCAGATCGACAGATGCCTTAAAGGGCATCAGCATCCTATATTTGCCGAGCACCTGGTTACAGATAATATGAGTATTGAGCAGGTGGCAGAAGCCATAGCCGCCAAACTTCAGATTTCGCTGCTGCCCGCTGCACCAGGGAGGATGATAAGATTTATTCAACGCTTAAAAGTGAAATATCAGCACATTCGTTTGTTTGACAGATGA